A region from the Methanomassiliicoccales archaeon genome encodes:
- a CDS encoding ABC transporter ATP-binding protein, whose amino-acid sequence MLEIENLTVEVGGKEILHDLSLNVMTGYTTVLFGPNGSGKSTLLMTIMGFSGYNVKSGRILLNGEDITHMPVNERAKRGIGMMMQRPPNLMGVKLKDLVRVTGKGDIDPAVLAKDLDMTAFLDRDVNIGFSGGEIKRSEILQLEAQDPCLLLLDEPESGVDLVSIEKLGAKVHDLLQGTSHCAGWRERSGKAALIITHTGQILEYVEADRGYVMCNGTVACSGNPRELLTEIRKMGYNECIRCKINRSNIKENF is encoded by the coding sequence ATGCTGGAGATAGAAAACCTGACCGTCGAGGTTGGCGGCAAGGAGATCTTGCACGACCTGTCGCTTAACGTCATGACCGGTTACACCACCGTGCTGTTCGGGCCCAATGGCTCGGGGAAGTCGACCCTGCTCATGACCATCATGGGCTTTTCGGGCTACAACGTCAAGAGCGGACGCATACTGCTGAACGGAGAGGACATCACCCACATGCCGGTGAACGAGAGGGCCAAGAGAGGCATCGGCATGATGATGCAGCGCCCCCCGAACCTGATGGGGGTCAAATTGAAGGACCTGGTCCGCGTGACCGGGAAGGGCGACATCGACCCGGCGGTATTGGCCAAGGACCTCGACATGACCGCGTTCCTGGACAGGGACGTCAACATCGGTTTCTCCGGAGGGGAGATCAAGCGGTCCGAGATATTGCAACTAGAGGCCCAGGACCCCTGCCTCCTCCTTCTGGATGAACCGGAGAGCGGCGTGGACCTGGTGTCCATAGAGAAATTGGGGGCGAAGGTCCACGATCTTCTACAGGGTACCTCGCACTGCGCTGGTTGGAGGGAACGAAGCGGCAAGGCGGCGCTCATCATCACCCATACCGGGCAGATCCTGGAATATGTCGAAGCGGACCGAGGCTACGTCATGTGCAATGGGACCGTGGCCTGTTCCGGCAACCCCCGTGAACTATTGACGGAGATTCGCAAGATGGGGTACAACGAATGCATCCGCTGCAAGATCAACCGTTCCAACATCAAGGAGAACTTCTGA
- a CDS encoding uroporphyrinogen-III synthase translates to MKKVVAIMGPPERWTPLCREHRHLADFICVSPVRAVPMDDVDFSLFLVDLFSGRYDVLVATCPTAIEAAVVMARDRNMLERLQDATRRTELVTIGERTTGRAEQHGLTVSSEAPEATTDSLVGHLNRKERRGTVAILRSDQGSPQLIKGLEDAGWKVVEVKVYSLLLDESEMMISLLDRLEEGKVDVLVFPTPAHVQAFLLQLIERCDVEELPLMLEGVTVAAMGPETRKRLEEHGVKVDMVPTKTTPEQLLKELLHDL, encoded by the coding sequence ATGAAGAAGGTCGTCGCCATAATGGGGCCGCCGGAGCGTTGGACACCGTTGTGCCGGGAGCATCGCCATTTGGCGGATTTCATATGTGTCTCACCGGTACGGGCGGTCCCCATGGACGACGTCGATTTCTCGCTGTTCCTGGTCGACCTGTTCTCCGGGAGGTACGATGTGCTGGTGGCAACATGCCCGACGGCCATCGAGGCCGCGGTGGTCATGGCCCGCGACCGTAATATGCTGGAGCGTCTGCAGGATGCCACCAGGAGAACGGAGCTGGTAACCATTGGTGAAAGGACCACCGGTCGCGCCGAACAACACGGCCTGACGGTGTCGTCCGAAGCCCCTGAGGCCACCACCGATTCGCTGGTCGGTCATCTCAACCGAAAGGAGCGCCGGGGAACGGTGGCAATATTGCGTTCGGACCAGGGGTCCCCCCAATTGATCAAAGGTCTCGAGGATGCCGGCTGGAAGGTGGTGGAGGTCAAGGTTTACTCCCTGCTGCTGGATGAATCGGAGATGATGATCTCCCTGCTGGACCGTCTGGAGGAAGGAAAGGTCGACGTACTTGTGTTCCCCACCCCTGCCCACGTGCAAGCGTTCCTTCTACAGTTGATCGAACGCTGCGATGTGGAGGAACTGCCATTGATGCTCGAAGGGGTGACGGTGGCAGCCATGGGTCCTGAGACAAGGAAGCGGCTGGAGGAGCACGGGGTGAAGGTGGACATGGTCCCCACGAAGACCACCCCGGAGCAGTTGCTGAAGGAACTGCTTCACGACCTGTGA
- a CDS encoding VOC family protein: MVIMPIGDPMGSNEPLLEKGRLTRVWMTAVPVSNMDDALEFYMEALGLELRYRDGDWAELGPNEPLGKVALYVPGKNDLRKPGGPTGIVLSCDSMYDLHRELVDEGVVFKMKPEKQPWGGLLAIFLDEDENELMVMEHPDRYRE, encoded by the coding sequence ATGGTCATCATGCCTATCGGCGATCCCATGGGAAGCAACGAACCATTGCTGGAGAAGGGACGATTGACCCGCGTATGGATGACGGCCGTTCCCGTCTCCAACATGGACGACGCGTTGGAGTTCTACATGGAGGCCTTGGGGCTGGAGCTTAGGTACCGGGACGGCGATTGGGCCGAACTGGGACCCAATGAACCATTGGGAAAGGTGGCGCTTTATGTGCCGGGGAAGAACGATCTTCGTAAGCCGGGCGGACCGACCGGGATCGTCCTTTCCTGCGACAGCATGTACGACCTGCACCGTGAGCTGGTGGACGAGGGCGTCGTTTTCAAGATGAAACCGGAAAAACAACCCTGGGGCGGTCTGCTGGCCATCTTCTTGGACGAGGATGAGAACGAGCTAATGGTCATGGAGCACCCTGACCGCTACCGCGAGTGA